DNA from Dietzia lutea:
CGCTCGGCGAGGAGCAGATTTCAATCCACGGTCTGTCCTACGGCACCCTGCTCGGCTCCACCTACGCGACGTTGTTCCCCCAGCACACGGACAAGGTCGTGCTGGACTCGGGCGCTCACCCGGACTGGATGTGGAACCAGGTGCTGCTCGAGCAGAACGAGCCACACAAGCGGCGGGTGCACGACATGTTCGACTGGATCGCGGCCAACGACGCCACGTACGGCCTGGGCGACACCCCGCTGAAGGTGTATCAGCGCTGGACGGAGCGGGTGCTCGCCGAGGCCGGCACGACCCCGACACTTGCTCCGCCGCCCGCGCGCGTGGGCGATGTGCCGGCGGAGTGGCAGTCCCTGGCGCAGGCGTGGATCGACGGTACGACGCTCACCGGGCCGGCGCGGGCGCAGCTCGAGGGCCTCGCGCGGCAACTGCGCAACCCCGGCGCGATGCAGTCGCAGTCGATCACGCTCGCCGCGACGCGGAGCCTCGCGCCGCAGTCGCAGGGCTGGCCGATGTTGGCGGCGGCCCTGCGTGACGGCACACCGCTGGGAGTGGTCGATCCGGAGATGCCGGCCGTGCCGGCGGAGGCGCTGATCGCGGTGAACATGCAGTCGGCGATCCTCTGCAACGAGAACCGCGTGGCCCCGCGGCCGCTGGATTACCCCGGCTTCCTGTGGACCCAGTTCGTCACCGGCGACATCTTCGACGCCACCGGCCTGATGTTCAGCTCGGGCGCAGCGTGTGCGGGAGCCCCCGCCGTCGCCACTCCGGTCGAGGTGAGCGGTGACGCGCTCGAGGTTCCGCCGCTGCTGATCAACTCGGTGGCGGACCCGCAGACCCCGCTGCACGGCGCCCGCGCGCTGGCGGACCGGATGGGCGCACACATGGTCACCGTCGACGGCGGTGATCACGGGCAGGTCGCGAAGGGCAACACGGTCGTCGACGACGCCGTGGTCGAGTACCTGCGCACCGGGCACACCGCGCTCACCTCGGCGCCCGCACCGCCGCCGCCGGTCGCGCGGTGACCGCCCGACGCCGTGACCGGATGCGAGAAGACGCCGGATCACCCACACTGCGGATACGACCGGATTCCATCGATTCGAAGGAGCAAGCATGCCCCGTTACCGCGTAGTGGACCCCGACCAGAACGTGATCGACGAGAAGGAGTTCGCTGACGACACCAAGGCGTACGACTGGTTCAAGACGGTCGAGGTTCCCGATGACGCGCTCGGGTACGCCATGGAGGTCGACATGGACGGCAAGTGGACCCGATTCGAGATCAACGACGGCGGCACCAACACCTCCCCCGCCGCCGACGAGGGCACCGGCACCCCCTGATCCGAGTTCTGCGCGCCTGATCGGGCACGCCGTTCCGACACCGAGTCAGGCGACACCCCGCACGATCGCTACTCCGCCTCAGCTGCGGCCCGAAAGGGCGCGGCGGGGCGGAGTAGTTCTGTGTCCGGCCCCGGTCTCCCTTCAACCCCGATCCCCGCGTCCCGGCGCGCGCCTCGCCCGGTGGATGTGGTCGCGCACGGCCACCGTCAGCGCGTCCAGCCGGGCGGCTTCGGTGAGGAGATCGGCGACTCCGCTCGGACGGTTGGTGGTGCTGTCGACCAGGGCGTCGTTCGCCCGCTCCAGAAGTTGGGTGAACGCGGGGTCGCCGTCAAGGGCGTCTCGAACGGCGGGGTACTCGGCTTCGAGCGGGGTGCCGATGCCGAGCGTGGAGCGGAGCTCATACCAGCGGTCGAGGGTCGCGGCGAGTGCCTCGGAGGCCAGCGCGTGGGTGCGGCGAGCGGTGTCGACGGCGCGCTCGGCGGTGAGCTGCGCCGTGTCGGTCCCCCTGCTGAGCCGGCGGTGTCGGGCGAGATCCTCCAGGCCGGAGCGCACGAGCCATCCGGTCGACGCGATCCAGGCGACCACACCGGCGAGGACTGCGAGCACCACCAGCGCGAGGATCAGCGGCATGTCACATCACCGCGTTGAGAACGAGGGTCAGCGGGACAGCCAGGAGCACCGCCGCCGAGAGGCCGGCCCCGATCAATCTCCCCACGCCCGACCACCGGAGTTCGGAGCGTTCGGCCTCCAGCGCCGCGGGTGACAGCGGAGCCGCGAGGCGCCCGGCGGCTGAGGCCGCGGACTCGGCGACCGTGGGCCAGGTCCGCGGGACGTGTCGGCGCGGATCGCTGCCGAGGTCGTCGGCGGCGAGGAGGGCTCGTTGCTCGTCCCATTCGGCGAGGCGTTGGTCGAGTTCGGCGACAGCGGCCTCGGCCTCGGCGATCCGGCGGCCCTCGGCCGTCCGCGAGAACATCACCGAGGGGAACTGCATGGCTCCAGCCTCCCCCACCCCGACCGGCACCGGCAAGAGGCCGCGCACGTGTGAGGGTGCGCGGGCGCGCGAGTGCGCGGGCGCGCGAGTGCGCGGGCGCGCGAGTGCGCGGGCGCGGGCGCGCGGGCGCGGTGCGATCGGCGCCGCCGCGCCCTCACCCCTTGACCAGTCCCCCGTCCACGATGAGGTTCTGCCCGGTCACGGCGCGCGCCCACGGGGAGGCGAAGAACAGCACCGCGTCGGCGAGCTCGGCCGGGGTGATCGCGCGCCGCAGCGGCGTCCCCGAGGCGATGAGGTCGAACACCTCTGCAGGCGTAGCGGCGCTGGCGTCGGTGGTGCGCAGCAGACCGCCGGAGACCATGTTCACCGTGATGCCGTCCGGTCCCAGATCGGTGGCGAGGGTCCGGGTCAGCGACAGCGCGGCGGCCTTGGCGGCGGTGTAGTCGTGGTACGGCACGACGGGGTGCTGGAACAGGTTGGTGCCGATGTTCACGATCCGTCCGAAGCCGGCCTCGCGCATGCCCGGAAGCGTCGCCTGGGTCGTGGCGAGGGTGGCCTTGACCGCGCCGCGGAGTTGCGAGTCGAAGTCGTCCCAGGTCAGCGTCTCGGGTCGCGGGCGGGCGTCACCGTTGAACTCGAAGTCGACGAGCGCGTTGTTGACGACCGTGGTGACGGGCGCGCCGAAGTGGCGACGGGCGGCGTCGACGAGGGCGTGCACCTCGTCGTCGTCGGTGACGTCGGCGCGTAGTGCGACGACGCGGTCCTCGCCGAGCTCACGGACGAGGTCAGCGGCGGCCACCTCGCTCCGGTGATAGTTGACGACGACGAGAGCGCCCTCTCTGGAGAAGGCGCGACTGATGTCCGCGCCGAGCCCGCGGGCGCCGCCGGTGACGAGGACGACCTGCTCGTCGATCCGCACGCTGTTGCCGATATCCATTGCCACTCGCTTCCCGGTGTTCCCGGCGAGGGTGACGATGCGGCTCCGCCACTCGGCAGCGCAGGGCGCGGCCGATCGGCGACGGCACCGGGACCACCGTTGCGGTGGCGGCGGCCGTATCGACATTCCTTCGCTGGAACTACCCAGATCAGGTTCGACGGGTGTGATCTCAGCCGCCCGGATGGGCAGCACCCCGTGTCGTGGACCACTATAGATCACCGGCCGGTACGGCGGGCGGCTCCCCGCGTCGATCCGCTCAGTGCGTGGTCAATCCCGTGGTCATCCAGCGGTCTCGTACCTGGCCGCCAGCTTCGAGAGCGTCTCGGTGATGCCCGCCGCGTTCTGCTTGGACACCCCCACGCTCTCGAAGAACCTGCCGAGCTTGGACGGCCGGTTGTCGAAGCTCTCGACGACCTTCGTCTTCCCGTCACCGG
Protein-coding regions in this window:
- a CDS encoding alpha/beta hydrolase encodes the protein MHSRRSAFRPSAARHVAAAVASVLVAAGLVVVQGAATTAPAAHAAPTWGTCPDTVSTPGAVCTTVTVPQDYSRPDGETIDVTVSKLPARDPDARRGVLFGNAGGPGGDSLTYFDDNELFTWPDALRDEWDLIGVQPRGLAHAGPLQCAPLNPADVLMLATNVGGAHRAVCESVSGDDWRHLTTENTARDWEQVRLSLGEEQISIHGLSYGTLLGSTYATLFPQHTDKVVLDSGAHPDWMWNQVLLEQNEPHKRRVHDMFDWIAANDATYGLGDTPLKVYQRWTERVLAEAGTTPTLAPPPARVGDVPAEWQSLAQAWIDGTTLTGPARAQLEGLARQLRNPGAMQSQSITLAATRSLAPQSQGWPMLAAALRDGTPLGVVDPEMPAVPAEALIAVNMQSAILCNENRVAPRPLDYPGFLWTQFVTGDIFDATGLMFSSGAACAGAPAVATPVEVSGDALEVPPLLINSVADPQTPLHGARALADRMGAHMVTVDGGDHGQVAKGNTVVDDAVVEYLRTGHTALTSAPAPPPPVAR
- a CDS encoding 3-oxoacyl-ACP reductase; this translates as MDIGNSVRIDEQVVLVTGGARGLGADISRAFSREGALVVVNYHRSEVAAADLVRELGEDRVVALRADVTDDDEVHALVDAARRHFGAPVTTVVNNALVDFEFNGDARPRPETLTWDDFDSQLRGAVKATLATTQATLPGMREAGFGRIVNIGTNLFQHPVVPYHDYTAAKAAALSLTRTLATDLGPDGITVNMVSGGLLRTTDASAATPAEVFDLIASGTPLRRAITPAELADAVLFFASPWARAVTGQNLIVDGGLVKG